In Mycobacterium tuberculosis H37Rv, a single window of DNA contains:
- the fum gene encoding fumarate hydratase (fumarase) — MAVDADSANYRIEHDTMGEVRVPAKALWRAQTQRAVENFPISGRGLERTQIRALGLLKGACAQVNSDLGLLAPEKADAIIAAAAEIADGQHDDQFPIDVFQTGSGTSSNMNTNEVIASIAAKGGVTLHPNDDVNMSQSSNDTFPTATHIAATEAAVAHLIPALQQLHDALAAKALDWHTVVKSGRTHLMDAVPVTLGQEFSGYARQIEAGIERVRACLPRLGELAIGGTAVGTGLNAPDDFGVRVVAVLVAQTGLSELRTAANSFEAQAARDGLVEASGALRTIAVSLTKIANDIRWMGSGPLTGLAEIQLPDLQPGSSIMPGKVNPVLPEAVTQVAAQVIGNDAAIAWGGANGAFELNVYIPMMARNILESFKLLTNVSRLFAQRCIAGLTANVEHLRRLAESSPSIVTPLNSAIGYEEAAAVAKQALKERKTIRQTVIDRGLIGDRLSIEDLDRRLDVLAMAKAEQLDSDRL, encoded by the coding sequence ATGGCCGTTGACGCCGACAGCGCCAATTACCGCATCGAGCACGACACCATGGGCGAAGTCCGGGTGCCGGCAAAAGCGTTGTGGCGCGCGCAAACCCAGCGCGCGGTGGAGAACTTCCCGATATCCGGCCGCGGGTTGGAGCGCACCCAGATCCGCGCGCTAGGCCTGCTGAAAGGCGCCTGCGCGCAGGTGAACTCCGACCTCGGGTTGCTGGCGCCGGAGAAAGCCGACGCCATCATCGCCGCGGCCGCCGAGATCGCCGACGGTCAACACGACGACCAGTTTCCCATCGACGTCTTCCAGACCGGCTCGGGCACCAGCTCCAACATGAACACCAACGAGGTGATTGCGTCCATCGCGGCCAAGGGCGGGGTCACGTTGCATCCCAACGACGACGTGAACATGTCGCAGTCGTCCAACGACACCTTCCCGACGGCCACCCACATCGCGGCCACCGAGGCCGCGGTCGCTCATCTCATCCCAGCGCTGCAGCAGCTGCACGACGCATTGGCCGCCAAGGCTCTTGATTGGCACACGGTGGTGAAGTCGGGCCGAACGCATCTGATGGACGCCGTTCCGGTGACACTCGGCCAGGAGTTCAGCGGATATGCCCGCCAGATCGAGGCCGGCATCGAGCGGGTGCGCGCGTGTCTGCCCAGGCTGGGCGAGCTGGCGATCGGCGGCACCGCGGTGGGTACCGGCCTCAACGCTCCCGACGACTTCGGCGTCAGAGTGGTCGCGGTGCTGGTCGCGCAGACCGGTCTGTCGGAATTGCGTACGGCGGCTAATTCTTTCGAAGCTCAGGCTGCCCGCGACGGGCTGGTGGAGGCGTCCGGGGCGCTGCGCACGATCGCGGTATCGCTGACCAAGATCGCCAACGACATCCGCTGGATGGGATCGGGCCCATTGACCGGCCTGGCCGAGATCCAACTGCCAGATCTGCAGCCGGGCAGCTCGATCATGCCGGGAAAGGTGAATCCGGTTCTGCCGGAGGCGGTTACGCAGGTCGCCGCGCAGGTGATCGGAAACGACGCCGCCATCGCCTGGGGTGGGGCCAACGGCGCATTCGAACTCAACGTCTACATCCCGATGATGGCCCGCAACATCCTCGAGTCCTTCAAGCTGCTGACCAATGTGTCACGGCTGTTCGCCCAGCGCTGCATAGCAGGGCTGACCGCCAACGTCGAGCACCTGCGGCGGCTGGCCGAGTCCTCACCGTCGATCGTGACACCGTTGAATTCGGCCATCGGCTACGAGGAGGCGGCCGCCGTCGCCAAGCAAGCACTCAAGGAACGCAAAACGATTCGCCAAACCGTGATCGACCGTGGCCTGATCGGCGACAGGCTGTCGATCGAGGATCTGGACCGCCGTCTGGACGTGCTGGCAATGGCCAAGGCCGAGCAGCTCGACAGCGATCGGCTATGA